ATAGAGAAGGCTTTTGAGTTGAAAAAAAGTGAATATATAGATATATATTTAAACAGTATAGAAGCAGCTTTTATTTCAGATGATGAAAAACAAAAGTTAATGGAATATTTAAAATAAAAAAGCAACATTTTGTTGTATTCAGAGAAGCACAATATAATTTTGGATAAATTTTAACCTTTTAAATAAATAGCAAAAATGGATTATTTACTATTATTTCAGAAGAAATGTCTATCTTTCCTCCCATAGTAGTGTCAGCAGAATTATAGTCAGGAATTAAAATAAGTAGAGACAAAGATTGTGGAGGAGTTATGAAAATAAAGAAAATTACTTGCGGAATAATTGCAAATAATAATTATATTTTAATAAAAGGGAATGATTGTTTAATTGTAGATTTAAGCGATTTTGAGAGCATTGATAAGTTTGTAGAAAATTCTAAGTTGAATGTATTGGGGGTTCTTCTAACGCATACCCATTGGGATCATTTGTTAGGAGTGGAGAAATTTGTAGACAAATATAAGGTGCCTGTCTATCTGAGCTCTAATCGACCTAACTATATAATGGATGCCAACTTTGATTATACTATAAAAAAATATGGAATAAGAACGAGATTTGATATAGATAAGATAGATATCAGATACCTAGATGAGGGAAAGCAAAAAATAGAAAACTTTGAATTTTTT
This sequence is a window from Psychrilyobacter atlanticus DSM 19335. Protein-coding genes within it:
- a CDS encoding MBL fold metallo-hydrolase, with the translated sequence MKIKKITCGIIANNNYILIKGNDCLIVDLSDFESIDKFVENSKLNVLGVLLTHTHWDHLLGVEKFVDKYKVPVYLSSNRPNYIMDANFDYTIKKYGIRTRFDIDKIDIRYLDEGKQKIENFEFFVIDTPGHTTCSIVYYFLAEKAMFTGDFLFKKTIGITNTQLSNKEQMKESLKKIKTYPDDVAVYPGHGEDTNLKYEKIHNRYLNR